The following is a genomic window from Tachyglossus aculeatus isolate mTacAcu1 chromosome 19, mTacAcu1.pri, whole genome shotgun sequence.
tacccaacaatgggctcaaagtctagaagggggggccagacaacaaaacaaaataagtagacaggtgtccaaaccatcagaataaatagaactctagctatatgcacatcattaataaaatagaatagtaaatatgtacaagtaaagtctaAGTAGATCAGCAATTGACTGTTGCCATAATAGAAGTGAAATGCCATGTTTGTAAATTAGCAGGCTAAAGCTTCTGTCACTCACTGAGATTCTCAAACCCTAGCACTCAAAGACAATGCACTCATTTTAGAGACATAATACAGCTGTATCGGGGGGCACGTTTGTACCCAGAAAAGGGCTCAAATTAAGAGAGCAAGCCTCAGTTACAAGAGGTGAACTTTAGGCTGGCTGGGGTATTCCTTATTGCCTCCAGCATTAGGGCCACATCCTGTTTCTCGGTTATGATATCAGTAAATCATCAGGATtacacagggaagtgaattgtAAAGGTTTGAAGCAGAGTTGCCCACTCCGGGGACACAAAAGGAGCTATTGCCCCCAAGGACTCTGCACCACAGGGGTGACGCCATTAACTTCACTCCCACCACTTTTTGGGCAGGATGGGTAGCCTGGAAAGTGGCCACAGGGCCCAAAGACAGTGGCCCAACTAGCCCCCTGCGGACAGGATGCAGCCCCCAGCTTGGCCTAGGAACCTGTGAGGTTTCCCGTATTTTGACCAGCGGCAAGGCCAGGTAGGAGTCTGCTCTTGGTGCCTGAGCCAGGTGGTTTGGAAAACTCAGGTTTTTCTTCTACAGAATAGAGAACATATTCTTGTTTAGAATATAGAAGTAGCCAAATAGAtgaaaaaacttaaaaaaaaaaattcctaagcTCTCTGACATGTCAGAACAGACACCCATGAAAAACTGGTACAGCCCAGTCAGTTCCCCCTTAATGCAAGGTTCCAATATGCATTTTCAATGGAACCCAGTTGGGGAACCAGAGAACGTTCTTCCGATTACTATCTGTCTGGACAGAATGTGATGCGGCATTTGAAGAAGTTGTGCACAAATACAATTCCCCAAGAGGGTAAAATCCTATAAGAGAGCTGACCGTACTCCCAGAACCATACCCTAAGTTAGGAGTGTGTGTACCTTGGAAAGCTGAACAGGACTTGAacgctctctccttttcttcttttctttcttttttttgagCTTGCTCTGCTTTTTTCTCTTCTAAGAGGAAAATACAGATGCAAGCGATTTATTTCCACAGATATACCTGAGAAGAAATACAGTCCTCCACTGAAGTCTACAAATTCTCTCCCATGACCCACTAGATACCTGAAGATGAATGTACAATCATTATAATCAATAATGGTGACAAATCTACCAAATTTTAATACTTCACCTTATAGCCACAGATTATCTCATaatgagaaaaatcaatcaactaaGATCAACTCAAGTGCTCTTGGAAAGCATTTTCACCAAGTTTATTTACTACTCTTTTGCATATTTTCTTCTTACAAACCTTAGATTGCACCAACACCTTATTAATTCCAGTGGGATAGAGGCCAAAGGAATTATTACATCTGTTTCTATTTTTAAATGACTAACCTCAATGACAAACACTAAAGAGATGACCAGGTCCAAAGCCTGatttctgcttttttttcctaCTTCTTGCCAGGAGTTTTATTTCCAACTGCATTGGTTCTACAACTTGACATTATGTTTACCATCATGCAGTTTGCTGGAAAATATAACCATATAACCACATGTCACAGGCTCTCTGACATACTGAAAAGCACTGCTTTCAGCAGTGACAAGCCACTGCACCCTAATTTGGCTATAATCTACCTAACATATTTGGCTACATTGCTCTTTTTATCCTTTCACTGTAGCATTATATACTTTTCATGTcagacattaacaaaattaatgatattaattgtTTAAATGATATTAACACATCCAAAATAATATTGAGATGACTTTGTTGAATACTGCGATTTTTCTGCTAAACGCCCCAACCCAGTTTAATTTAAATGATCTTTTTAAATTACCTTGAAGAACAATTTCCTACAGCCCACGAAATTGTTTTTTCAAGCTATACCTTACATCAAATTGCAAAAGAGTGCATTTCATTTTGTACTTTGTGGGGCAAGCAAGACATTCATCTGTCCATGCTGCTCAACCAATATGAACCTTATGTGATGAAACAAGCAGGTCTAACTTCAAGAAATGTACATTACAACATACGCCTTTTCAACTTAAATTTACATTCCAATTAGTCTCAAAGCATGTTACAAACATGAGTTTTAAAAGGCAACTCATATCATTCCAATATAGGCAGCAGCTCAACCCCTGAGCTCATGTGTTGTCTGGGATAGTGGAATCCATAAAGAATAACAACCTCCAGACTTCTatctagggtagggactgtctctatatgttgccaatttgtacttcccaagcgcttagtacagtgctctgcacatagtaagtgctcaataaatacgattgatgatgatgatgggcaaggGGAGTTTTGAATTCTACCTCAAGTGACAGCAGAGGTAAAGAACAGCAGAGAAAGGAGATCTAAGTGTATTGCTAGTAGGCAGGACTCACTTTGAGAAGAGCTGACAGTGTCTATTCGGATCGCTACCTTGCTTATCCAATCCATGAACTTGGAATACCAACACTATCTTGCAGAGAGGTATAAAAGTAATCATAAATATACAATTGTAGAGTTAAAATTTCGGGTCTCGATGGTACTGCTGGCATCAGGAAATGTTGAAGTGATTAAGGGGAAGGACCAGGGTGAGTTCAGGTGCTTTTTTGATGGTCCCCAGAACCTATTTTCCTACTGCTGCCACTGTTAATTTGCCTAGAGTACTATTATCgcggccccctccatccccgcccccctcaatcaatcacatgGCAAAGGAGTTGAAGCCAATTTACAGCCTCCTTAGgtgatgagggagttgaggaccCAAGGCCTGGGGCAAGTTTCtacaagggagagcagggataagGCAAGCTTGAAGACTGTACAACCTGGCAGGGACTTAACCACCTCCATCATCCTAACCAGATTAAGAGAAAGGCAATTAGCTGTTcagcttcccctctaggctgtaaactccttgtctgaaaggattgtgtttacctactttaaattcagtgctctgcacacagtaagcactcaataaataccactgattgactgacaaggtTTCCTTGCCGGCAACTGCCTGACCCTTGAAATTTTGCGCTCCAACACAGTTTGCCACCAAAAATGGAAATTCTTTTGTAAAATGCTTTGATGCGAAAAATGTATATGCTGATTAAGTACAGACCCCAATTGAAGTTGGATAATGACAAACGATAATTCTGTTTTTTGGAAAAAGAAGTCCTTTGGGGGTTTGTAACAGTCCATCAAATCTCCTTTAATTAAAATTTACTTTTGTCTAAACTGTATTCAAAAATATTTAcctttttgttgtgtttttccctttccctttttcttttctttggttTCCCCTGAGGAgcctctaaaaataaaaaggcctGAAATTTTAGGTTTTACAATAGGAGTCACTGTACAGAAAAGAGGAGGCTGGAAGACATGGTGTTGCAGTTGTTAATAAAACAACATTAATAAAACCTATTGCATGGGTGGTAAATCCAGCCAAAACCAAATGATAGTATTTTTGTTGCCACCTAGTGGTATAaagtgagtttacaatcaaaagcacatgggaaaaaaataaactgcatctctctctctctttacatatatatataaataattttaCATTTATAAGCACATTTTCTGTCATCACAACCAGTGTTGTAGGCCAATCCCTTTCCACATTTTCACCTATAGGGAgcattttcattattttccattTGATTCCCTCCACTAGCTCTTTTGGaggcagggatcgggcctaccaattctattgcattcccctaagagcttagtacagtgctctgcacacaggaagagctcaataaatactgttgatgaattTACTGATTGACCCCTTACCGAAGGTAATATTACTTGAATGAAATACAGCCTAGCAACTCCCTTAAAAAAAAGTAGACGATAACATAAGACAATGAGATACTAGAGGTCTTCTGACATATCCCTGGAGATAGTTAAAGAAAAGCGGACTTAAAAACAATTTTACCAGTTCCTTTCACTCTTAGGAGAAATTTTTTGGGGGTATGTAATAGGCCAACAGGCACTCCTCCACTTCTGGCTGATCCGGACTTTCCATCTCTATCCCACTGAGGTGAGGATCAAGCTTGGAATCCGAAAATAGATGCCCTGCCTGCAAGTCGAAGGTGCAATGGCCCAGGATGTCGCtatgctgcagtcactttggcTGTAAGTCAGTCTTGAACCTACAGTTCAAGGGGCTGCACCTCTTTCTGCCTACTCACTTGTACTCACTGCCCCAGGGAGAAATATCCCTAAGCCCAATCAGAAGAGTATGGGTGGGGCTGTATAAACTGCTCTCAAATACAATCAATCCCTTCAAGGGGGTTATAATTCCAATGCCATCCCATCTTCTCTGAGCCCTGGTCatctccctctgctgcccaggagCCAGATAGGCTATAAGCCCCTTGAGGTCAAGGACCAGGTCTTTCACTTCTATTTTATGTTCCCAGATGCCTGAGGACAAAAAATCAATGACTTCTGGATGGCTGTCATCACAACACCACTCTCTGGCTGTGAGAACGGACCCCATACGGCCTGTCAAACAACTTTGCTGGCTCCACTGCGCTAAGGTGAAGTAACCAGCAAAATATGGCAAAATCTCATCCTGAACACTGAAGACCTGCAATTCTGTGGGATCATGAGTACTGAGAAGATGGCCAAGATGACGAGAGTTGAAGCTCAGCTGCAATGATGCAGTCACCTGTTACTACAAATGGACAGTATAAGGATACCCAAGATGATCTTTTATGAACAGCTTATCCCTGGAGCACGCTGCCACGGTAACATGAAGAAAAGAATTTAAGACGGACTAAAGGCCAACCTCAGATCATGTTTCACTGACACTACTGCTTGGGAACTCGAAGCTTGAGACAGGTCCTCTTGGCATCAgatctgcctctcagcccttcaGTCTTTTGAGGACAAATGCGATTTTGCAGCAAAGAAGAAATATGGTAGATAAAAGGCGCCATCCGTGGGGAAAAACAACTAGTGCTGACTGTCTCATGCAAGCTCTGTGGTTAGCTGCAAATCTGACAACTTTGCCTCTATGCACACCTCATAACACACAGGAAGTGAGGGGCCGAGGCTTGTctgtcatatgttgccaacttgtacttcccaagcacttagtacagtgctctgcacacactaagcgctcaataaatacgattgaatgaatgaacggagacaTCATCATGTTACccaatgcttggaaaagtgctctggacacgttaggtgctcaatacatcctACGATACTCTTTAAAGTTATCCAATAATGAAATTTCCAGGAAAATCTTAGGCAAAAGCAAAGATCATTAAATTTCTCTTAAGTCTATGCAACTCTGGCCAGTGGGAAAATGTAAACTTGCATTTGCTACATGTTCAAAAGATCAATTCTCCTCTATGTTTAAGGGCATGAAAGTTTAGAGATATGGGATTATGTGGATCAAAAATTTTGTAAACCAGAATGCATCAGTGATTTCTAACATCTTTACGCCAAAGTGAATTTGAACTGAATTTATACTTCCttcaaaatacaaaacaaaaagaaatcgTGTTTTAAATGAGCCTGGATCTCAACTGATTTACTGATGAGTTTTAGCTCCGCTTACTCTAAGGGTGTAATTGTCTTAACCCTCTCAATTTTTTCCCCCTCAGCAGTCAAAATTTTCAACTAAGAACAAGAGGGTAACTGACTATTTTCCCTTTATCATCAGTTAATGCTCTCTGATTGACAATTCTGCACAAAATTTGgacatcatcaatgatatttactgagtgcttcctttgtgcagactactgtactaagcatttaggagagtataatacaaaagttggtagacacgttccctgcccacaacaagccgggagtcagagggacctggttctaatactgactgtgccccttgtcagctgtgtgaacttgtttctcagttccctcatctgtaaaatggggattaagactgacagtcccatgtggaacatggactatgtccaacctgattagcttgtatctacccttgagcTTAGTAccgtatctggcacacagtaggtgcttaacaaattccccccaaaacccaagaaaaacaaacaaaaaagtgaGCTAACATCAAGAACCTCAGCCTTACATCCCTCTCCAGTGCTGGTCTGAATTTTGCTCAAATGGCCCACTGCCCCTGAGCTTTTGATGGAGTACATACATTCCTGGGAAGGTACTTCGCAAGTACAGGAGGTTCAGACTGAGCACAATCATTTGGCAGTTGACTGATAACCAAAACGCTAGGGAGAGTTTGATTGTAATCATTCCTCCTCATCTGAAGCAAGAATCAAAATTATAATTTTACTGgtaattattaagcccttactaggtgccaagcactggagtagatgcaggataatcatatACAAATCATAAACACAAAAATCTGGGACCGATCAGCTTGTGCACACCCTTTCCTCCTGGCAGCATTAGTTGCAATGCCAGCACAAATCACCACAACTAAACTGGCACTTGCGGACCTGAAGAAACTGCACTTGTGGAAGACTCTCCAAATGAGCAAAGTTCATTTGCTTTTGTAATCAAACACCTGCATGAGGAAATCCTTTAGCACCGAGTACCTGGAAGCCCTTAGCTTTTGCTTTTTGCTGTAGGGGGGTCCCTTGTCAGTGGCTCAGGTCACCTTCAGAGCCACGGAAGGCTGTGGAAGCAACACGCAGGTCATTTTGACAAATTCCAGTCAGAAAGTCTCATCCAGTAAGGGAACTCTGAATGCCAAGAGGGACAGAATTATTATCACCACACACTCACACCAGGATTAAATATCCAACTGGGGAGCCAGTGGAATTTTAGAACTGCAGAATGTATCTTTCAACTTTCCTGTAAGGACTGGTGGATGCTTTGCCCCAGTTCAACCACAGTCTCCCTCAATAACCCTAGATAAGTCCACCTTCCCAGAAACATCTCCAGTGgagaaatgggaattcattcatagATTTTTTGGTGTCACATTAAGAGATCAGACTCATAAACCTTGCGATCCACTTATTTAATCTGCAAGTTCTCCCTATTCAAACCACCTGGAACTGGTGCAGGAGTACTTCAAGAAGAACACGACCAGCAAAGTCTCATATGAAGTATGAAACAGTTCAGCCATTGTGATATAAGACGTGACTATAATCACAGTGCTGGTGGCTTTGACATTCAGAACATTTCCTTTTCAGGGCCCACTTAACTGCTCACACTACCACATCGAAAAGTTTTTCCTTTTCTTGCCTCTTTTCCAGGAAAACTACCATTCACTATCTGATGCCAAATGTCATTTCTTAGCAAATTATAGAGCAGGATCAAAACCAAAATTCTGCCAGTAGTTTTCATACACAAGATTGAGAGCATGACTAACCTGAAGGATACACCATGTCAGAAAGGTTCTCCTTTAAtgtcttttttttcccaagaaaaataTCATTCACCATCTGATGCCAAGCATCACTACTTAGCAACAACAGATCAGAGTCTTAACCAAGATTCTGCTGGTGGTTTCAAAAACAATAGCATGAGCACAACTTGGAGCATCGTATTTCGCTATACACTGGAACCAACACTGTGATCTTAGTTATCTAATTCAATTAACATGATACACACTGCAACTTAACACCATTATCATGGCCCTTCTTTCAATTTTAAACACGCCAACATTAGGAAAGGTCAAATTACTTTTGAAATAATTATATCACTGACAGAGTCTCAATTCATCAATAAAATTATTGACAGAATTCTAAAGAAACAATTCACCTTGCCAATAGCAGAAAAATCGCCACAGCTGAATAGGACCAGTTAACTATTTAATACATTTAGCAGAACTCTTAAAAAGATATCAAAGTCTCACATTCTTGCACAGGATCTTCACATGGTTCTGGTCAGTTAACCAGTTGAGGATTCACTTACTATTAGCTTTTTCTGACCAAATTTCTCAGCAGGCTGACAACACTATCTCAAAAATGCAAGTGGACGGGCATGAGTCTCCCCCTACACCAAAAGCTGCCCATTACCttcttctctgttccttcttcctcctcttccaaagaTGGATTAGAGGAAAGGAAGAACCCTAACCCTGGGGGCTGGCAGGCCAAAAAGGAGAAAATGCTTTTCATTTTAAAGATATATTTGTGATTTATTAGCCTTTCATCAGTGTTTGGGGATTATGGCAAATTCTTCTCAAGTGAAAGGGAAAGCTTGTCAATAAAATGAAGAACTGAACCAAGCTCTAACATATGCCCAAGGAACAGCTGGACCATGCCCAGAAATTCATACTAAACACCCTATGATAATGTAACTCATTATTTTCTGACACTTAAACCGTGAGTAAAGGAAACTTCTACTGCTTGCAGCCCTGGAAGGAAGGGTCTTTGACCTCTACTAGTGAAAATCAAGGGAGATAGGAGTTTACCATCACTACTTGATCGGCTTCTGCTTCCCGAAGAGCTTGTTGAACTCCCAGAGGATTCTTCTGAACTGGAGGTTAATCTGCTTCGGCTGCTTTTTTGTTTCCTCTTTGCTTTTCCTTAGGGGAAATATAAAGTTTGGAATCTTTTATGTTTGATAATCAGCAGCTatgacagagacacagaaacaaCAATTTAGACAGCATATGAAATTATCCAAATGGACAGCAGCCAAGCACGGGtgtccccacctctgcctcttattTCCTCTTCAGTAATTGAGCATGTTGTCCCTTGTGTCTCTGAGCACCTGCTCTCCATGCCTATAAAACCAAAATATTGCTCAGTTACTACAggtattatttttagactgacaGACACGGTACAGGGATCCCATGTAATAACACGCTTCATTTAGGGCTTTCATGATGACACTTTTGATTTTTAATGCCAGTCTTTAAAGTATTCCTCCTAAACCCTCCCTACTTCCTATCTTTCCTTTCAGTGTCCTCAACACTACCCCTCCCATCTGTCCTTCTTGCTCTAAACTGGGAGTCACTGATGCCGAGTTCTACAGACTTTTCTTCTGTCCACTCCTTTCTACTGTCAGCTTCCCACATCTGGCCCATTTTACCTTCAGCAGTACAAATCCAACAATCAAGTaacggaatttattgagtatttactgtgttctgagcactgtaggcacttgggagagtacaatacaatagagttggtagacatggtatctgcccacaaagaacttacaaatATTTCTAAAATGTTGGGCAGTTCAGAGAACTCCTTAAAAATCTAGAGGGGTACCTCATTCATCACCTGTATCTAAGATAAGCTTTAAGTTCAAGGTCTTTTTTTTACCAGCTGGCTCTCCCATGTTTAGCTGACCTTTTCTCCCATGACTCTCCAATCTAAATGGtatgattattgttataattactatGATCATAAACTCCTTACTGGTTCTGACACTCAACTCCTCCAACTTAAAAGCTATCAATCACACTATCCTTACTGGTATAGAAAGGTTCTACTCTGCTTTGCCAAAACTCTCTGCTTTTGATCCCACCTTCTAAATCAGATTCAAAGCCCACCTCCTACTCGCCATTGACAATCTCCTGCTGATCATGCTATAGTCCCCCTAGCACCTAGGAATACATTTCCAgttgcacaagctaatcaggttggacgtggtccatgtcccatagtcttaatcgcagtcttaatctccattttacagattagggaactgaggtacagggacgtTATGTGTCTTGcataaggttacatagcagataggtggtggagccaggattagaacccagatccttatgattcccaggtccgtgctctatccactaggccacactgcttctcagcattaaaCTGTTAGATTTAATTTACTGAAAAGACTCAACAAAAAAAGTGATTTAAATTTCAACTCTTTTTTAACAATTTTTAATCCATTTTAATAAGCAGCCCAAAATATTTTTGATTAAAGAGTGGGCACATATTTTGGCCATATCTAATCTCCTTTGGCTGACATTCAGGTATACAAGTGTCcaactctttccttcctccttttaaTTATTCCTTAATTGCAGATGTTAACGACTCCCTCACAGGAGAAATCATCTTCCCCAGAATACTTCACAAAACATCTTGAAGGCACCCTGATCCAACAAATTGCTCACCTCTAGTTTCCCAGATGAATTTTTGTGGGGTAGAAATATGGACCCCCTGTTTAGTATCCTCTTCATTTAAAGCTTCCTTCTCCATGATCTGACAGAGACAATTTAGTTGTCATGGAGATACAGGactctttaataaggcttttgctTGACCTAGATATTGCTAAACACAAAAACAATTAGGACTCTCATTCATTATGCTCTACAACACATATTCAGCTGTGTAAATCATCAGAAGAATAAAACTTCAaccatatattaagcactgaccATTATAGAGAACACTtttataaattgaataataaaacaCCTATCTTCTTCATAACTGTCACAATACTGGGTTGCATTGTTGGGGTTAGACATTTAATTCATCATAGACCTAAAACTGAGATTAGACTAGGAACCAGAAATAGTAGTCATATGATGTATGACTACTATTTGCCTCCCAGCAGATCAGGGAATGGGGGAAAAGTGTAGTTCTGCTTTAATCAAATGAGTTTTGATCAGAAATGGGCTGTTCTGGGACACTCATTGTGGGTCTGCACCCATGGAGACAGA
Proteins encoded in this region:
- the LOC119940786 gene encoding ADP-ribosylation factor-like protein 6-interacting protein 4, with the translated sequence MEKEALNEEDTKQGVHISTPQKFIWETRGMESRCSETQGTTCSITEEEIRGRGKAKRKQKSSRSRLTSSSEESSGSSTSSSGSRSRSSSDEAPQGKPKKRKREREKHNKKKRKKQSKLKKKKEKKKRRERSSPVQLSKFLKDKKKNDNYSMITGKKIKMKIKKTKKDKERDRNRAELLDFLNSAL